In the genome of Sciurus carolinensis chromosome 3, mSciCar1.2, whole genome shotgun sequence, one region contains:
- the LOC124980840 gene encoding heparan sulfate glucosamine 3-O-sulfotransferase 3A1 isoform X2, protein MPRTLEGQITMEKTPSYFVTREAPARISAMSKDTKLIVVVRDPVTRAISDYTQTLSKRPDIPTFESLTFKNRSTGLIDTSWSAIQIGIYAKHLEHWLRHFPIGQMLFVSGERLISDPAGELGRVQDFLGLKRIITDKHFYFNKTKGFPCLKKAEGSSKPHCLGKTKGRTHPEIDREVVQRLREFYRPFNLKFYQMTGHDFGWDG, encoded by the coding sequence ATGCCGAGAACCCTGGAAGGACAGATCACCATGGAGAAGACGCCCAGCTACTTTGTCACGCGGGAGGCGCCCGCGCGCATCTCGGCCATGTCCAAGGACACCAAGCTCATCGTGGTGGTGCGCGACCCGGTGACCAGGGCCATCTCGGACTACACGCAGACGCTCTCCAAGCGGCCCGACATCCCCACCTTCGAGAGCTTGACGTTCAAAAACAGGAGCACGGGCCTCATCGACACGTCGTGGAGCGCCATCCAGATCGGCATCTACGCCAAGCACCTGGAGCACTGGCTGCGCCACTTCCCCATCGGCCAGATGCTCTTCGTGAGCGGCGAGCGGCTCATCAGCGACCCGGCCGGCGAGCTGGGCCGCGTGCAGGACTTCCTGGGCCTCAAGCGCATCATCACCGACAAGCACTTCTACTTCAACAAGACCAAGGGCTTCCCCTGCCTGAAGAAGGCCGAGGGCAGCAGCAAACCCCACTGCCTGGGCAAAACCAAAGGCAGGACCCACCCCGAGATCGACCGCGAGGTGGTGCAGAGACTGCGCGAGTTCTACCGGCCCTTCAACTTGAAGTTCTACCAGATGACCGGGCACGACTTCGGCTGGGATGGataa